In the genome of Ignavibacteriales bacterium, one region contains:
- a CDS encoding ATP-dependent Clp protease adaptor ClpS has product MQKRIDEKPEIDILVDEETTIDVLSRVVLYNDDWHTFDEVIIQLIKAISCTFETARSHAFEVHVKGKSIVFNGSLKDCLRVSTVLEEIALNTQIIT; this is encoded by the coding sequence ATGCAAAAAAGAATTGATGAAAAACCTGAAATTGATATTCTCGTTGATGAAGAAACTACGATTGATGTATTAAGCCGTGTAGTATTATACAATGATGACTGGCATACTTTTGATGAAGTAATTATTCAGCTAATTAAAGCAATAAGCTGTACATTTGAAACTGCAAGAAGTCATGCATTTGAAGTGCACGTTAAAGGCAAATCGATTGTTTTTAACGGCTCGCTTAAAGACTGCCTCAGAGTTTCTACAGTTCTTGAGGAAATAGCACTGAATACTCAG